In the Hevea brasiliensis isolate MT/VB/25A 57/8 chromosome 8, ASM3005281v1, whole genome shotgun sequence genome, TGATGATATAACTTGTGGTTGATATAGCTTGTGATTACTTgtggttgatatagtttgtgaatagtatattgttgatataactttatagtgtgcatattgttgatataacttgtgaatgatatacagtttgtgattagtgtgcatattgtgcatatttagttagtatctttagtcacacttgactccttaagaaaatgcttatgaatatttcattgaaattattaagggggagttatttgtgattaattgttgatataagcacatacatagggggagttattctcacataTACTTTCATATACATACTCACACTTATTAACATTTACAtagtgattcaattgagttttgtcatcatcaaaatgggggagattgttgaccccacaagctcaaaggataatagattttgatgataccaaaactcaactagaatcaaactaacattgtcttaagtgttgtgtatctcaaagaaaaagacacaaggatttcatgatggattcgtgcttctgaagaaaggatgacattctaaggataacacatgacgaatcaaaggagataaaagaagaaaatgttaccCTCCAAGGCTACATTGAAAAttagaattgaaggtacatatactatagaagttaagttttatttttaggattacttgtgaaaagaattgaggagtaaaagtcaatgatgcttattttcaatccctcaaaagatttttcttttaaatatcattattggcctaaaaaagtgtttgactatgatttggtgtaaagttttatagtcttgaatgttatgcagaaaagttttcctggtatgctaactggtttgctacttattttagtatgctaactggtttgctattttctcaagtatgctaactgtctcaactctgcacaacatcatagaaaacgacaaaataacggctattttcttgaaattcgtatctgtaacatTCAAATAAGTTCTCCAATGGtaaaaaaacgttccaaagctgtaaatacatctacctttggccattttgcacttaatgaaagtgcCTTCACTGTTCAAAATCacaaaagctttcattcaaagtgctcaaaagtGTTCTATTGCtcttcattggcttatttactcaactcttctttatagattctgttgtattgagtgagagtgagttttaaacacattattttcatttatgagaggtcattcaagcacctattgaagcttggttgtgaaaaatgtttgggataacacttggtagaagtgtgaagctacttgtaaaagctttggtgagaagatttgtaaagggcttttgtctcttgtctttaaaagagaagaatagtgaagtgaagactcaaagtgggatctttgagagagtgtaTGTTGGCTAGTTGAAGccaaaccactataaaaatttcagtgttcattttctcaacccttgctctttacatttatgcattttaactttatgATTAATATGCTTCTGTTGATATGAAAGTTGATATTGTTTGCTGATAACCTTGCTGCAAACtgagaaaattagtttactgctaaatctgctgacATCTGATATAATCTACTTGTTATTTGATCTGCTATCAGTTAGTATATCTGGTATACTACTCTGGTTGCTGTGTTAAAAACTTATCCAGATTACTGATATCTCTGCTGAATGTtgatataatttgttagatcagtatactgattgcatatagcctaactttgaatcaacttgtcaatagagctgtattgttcatatttctcattagtcaattgagttgaacctagctgcaattttcaaaggttttgagcaagaaccgaaaattatttttaaagtccaattcaccccccctcttggacatattttgggacatcaagtaCTAAactatattgattttaattatctagacgatcaaaTTGTATAGAAATAGtaatcaaatctaaattttaaaaaaataaaatctaaactattaactaaacttgaatattaattaataaaaacattATAGAGCTACGGGTTTAtatttcaatcaattatagaatcaatctaatttattcaataaatgagtgattattactttgaaggaaattaatcctaagttatcttaagtcctctctcaatgcactcaaggtgtattttaatttacctaaaccctactttcgtggcaattaaattaattaaaatccattATGTTTTTTGATTAATTGTTAGATCCACATAGAATTGCAGCCTATTTCTAGATTGAGAATCttaagttcaaaatcttgattttctaatattaatcttcaccttttagtctttcaattaatatctagaatcaatactaagtgggtaccaatacatagcatgcattaaaaacacaagagattgaatcaaagaataaaataccccaTATATactaaaatcaaaccaaatccataattaaattgaaagtgctacattcctaaccctagaataaaagaactactcacacatggtgagttttataatcaagtttatgaaataaagaaaagacataaGAAGAAATAGAATGAAATAAGCCACATGGAGAATTGcaaccttggacttttggaacttcagctaaaaatcccttctagcaatcttgcagatcttgtttctgctTTGCCTTTCTTGAAGTTAATATGCACTTTGAAAGTAAATTGGTTCTCTTTTAATGTTAAAAGTTTCCTCTCCCTCAAATCCTAACTTATTATATTTATGTCTAGTGTAAAAATCATTAATTTAGAGTTCTAAAAGCCTTAGAAGTCCATCCAGGTCTAGTTAGAGGGAAGAAAAGTCAAGTTAGAATTGTTGTCTAGGGACAGTACACAATCCATGTAATGTTACATAAGGTaacccgtgtaattttctatagcttcaattttttagttttctttTGTCCAGAAGGTTGCATGAGGTCCAGGAGGTTACACGGCCCTTGTAATTCTTCTGGCTTTCCATTCTTTACcttttgacctccaaatctcttccaaactcgtccTTGGCTCAAGAACCACATAAAAATagctgataaaatataaaaatcaaagaatttGGTTGGATTAATAAGTTTTCTAAATTATtactaaaaacacataaaaatataCTAAATACTAACAAAATACAATGAATATTAACCCTAAATCTCCatataatttgacttcatcaATTATTCGATTAAAAAGTGCAAGACTAGTAGAGAATCAATTGGACAATGGTGTGCAAGAAAGTGGTGAAGAAAATTAAGTTGAAAAGGCTCCGCCAGTAGGACGAGAGAAAAGGATTAAAGACAAAGGTGGTAAGGAGAAAGAGGCCATACATACCTCCCAAGCCATATGTTCCACCTTTGCCTTTTATATAAAAGGCATTAAAGGCGAAGCTTGATGCTTAATTTAGGAAGTTTTTGGAGGTGATAAAAAAGCTCTATATCAACATCCCATTCATAGTGGCTCTTTCCCAAATGCAATCCTATGCAAAGTTCTTAAACGAGATCTTATCCAACAAAAGTTGGCTTAAGGAGTATGAGACAGTAGTATTAACTAAGGAGTGTAGTGCAATTCTTCAAAATAAGCTTCCTCCAAAGCTTAAAGATCGGAGTAGTTTCTCCATTCCTTATTCTATTAGCAAATTAAATATTGATAGGGCTATTTGTGATATTGGTGCTAGTGTGAGCTTAATGCCTTTATTAAAATGTGAGAAGCTAAAATTGGGAGAGCTTAAACCAACCACCATCTCTCTACAATTGGTAGATAGATCAATAAAGTACCCTATAGTGATTATCGAAAATATTCAACTTAAGGTTGGTAAGTTCTTTATCCCGGTTGATTTTATGGTGATTGATATGGAGGAGAATGTGAAAATCCAGATCATATTGGGAAGGCATTTCTTAGTAACTATTGGAGCTAATATTGATATGAAAAATGGGAGGTTGACATTCAATGTGGGAGAGGAGGAAATAGAATTCAATCTATTTGATACTCCTAATCAAATAGTTGTAGTAAACTCTTGCTTTAGATTTGATGTGATAGAAAATGGTAAAGAAATTGTGCCAAACTCAACTTTATCACCTCTCTCTAATAGGAGtaaagccccaaatgtgaatctTAAGTCTCCTCCACTTAAATGtaaagagttataacaccctgaaccaccgagttatgaatagtaccatttttggcatgtgactagtactattcaaagacactttgatgaccaaaaataaaaggaaaattaatagagataggcacaataaaaattcaaatgaaccaaaaacataaggactcattgggtattatgaaaaagaatgATTATGACCTAAtgagggggcattttggtcaattcactttaagagttgacttttgaccaaaatgtaaatttaattaaatgaaattaatgaattaaattatggggtacaatttaaagaaaaattcaagtaaaaatatggatgggaaacttaaattttcattttcattatgacaaaattaaaattaatgacttatgggtttttgaaaattaaacttaattatttaattaaaaaggaataaataagtataaaagaagataaaGTCTCCTTCTTTCCCCTTCTTGTTGCCACCACCCATCTCCccattccctctctctctctctctctcttttcttcattTCCCCCATTTGCAACCTCCCTCCACTCTTGATTTCCCCACTTTCCTTATATGGGTTCCCTTTCTAAATGGTAGAAAACATCAAAGGTCTCTTTCATTGAAGGATTGAAGTAAGAAGAACAAGAGGAATTGGaagaaaattgaagttggaaagaaatcaataataggtaagtttcttttcttgcTTGATTAGTTACACAAACTTCAAATCaagataaattgtgataaaatttcatgagaaattgaaaagaaccacacatggaacctaaactagggttttggctaatttggagaaaattaggatttgatgtattttaatgtaattgatgatgaaatcaagcttagttgaagtagtatgcgtGATTGGGGTAGTGTAATTGCATGAGAAttttataaattgaattatgaaagattaggattcatgggaaaattagggcttttgtgCTAGGGAGTGAAATTGATGTGGGCAATGCTAAATTATGACTAATTAGCTTGAATTGAATGTGGGTTGATGTTAGTTGGTGGAAGGAATTAATAGAATGAcatggattagggaaaattgcaaacttgggTATTGGAAAATTTGGGGTTTTTTATACTAGCAAGTGTTATGGATGTATTAAtgctaaattatgatcatttgggaTGAATTAACTATGAATTGAGGTtagttagtggaagtaattgaagaaatgaaaatttaaccttagggcagaattttgcacactgaattcagtgtatttggcagcccataacttgagctatacaactccaattggtgtaaaaccaattggaaatgaaacttaagatatagggctagaattttcatgatgaTACCCTACCCCGAAAATTACCTTAAGTgacccgaaatgagccttgaaattgGAGATAAATttatggaacctgcagaattatgcacgtgaacagtaaattttgcatggccataactctctctagaaaactctagctttggtgattcttgaaccaatggaaacctaaaacatattagaaaatttcatatgaagaacttaaggccaaattatggacttaacccaatcaaattgctaagcaaatttgagtcaccaaatctgccaaaaatttagaaatctgtaaattgaccatatgagcagtaaactttgcaaggctataactctctctagaaaactctaatttaggtgattattgaactaatagaaatttaaaatgtagtagaacatttcatatgaagaacttgaagcctaattacgaacttaacccaaccaaattgctgagcaaatttgagttgataaatctgccagagcaATGAATAGTAAGGTAAACAGTAAAAAttcaatagctataactctctttagaaagctccaatttaggtgattcttgaatccatggaaacttaaaacatagtagaacatttcatatgaagaactcagAGCAAAATTATGAACATAACCTGATGAAATTGTTGGCCAAAATTAAGTCACCAAAGCTGCCACAAGTAGCCTTACGTGAACAGTAAAATGcatttgactataactttggctacacaactccaaatgagatgattcaaaaaggtaaataaatatgagacctagagggacaattttcatgaagaacacctcaccaaattatgattgaaactaggtaaaaattgggttcaaatttCAATGTACCAAGCTACTAGAAAAAcaaaactttctaaaatttataaagctaacttgggatgcattagacattcatgtaatgagttcttggcagcaattgagatgaatattgaggtattctatttgtgtgtttttagtagaaaaagaagttagaatggacaaggagaagtaagtaacgggaaaaggagaattattgaaggtttgtgcacaactaaccttttccttcatttttaaactcgtaaattatttggaatgtgtttatttttgaatgtgtttattgggtTGCAAatatgattgttgagtgggaaacttttggaaactattttgaaagcacagttagcatgacagtaccttttggaactctccagtagtgatggctacttggggtaagactatatgagtactcattagctagctagcccttccctcactaataacggttagtgaggttgagattgctttgtcgtggtgtacaacacgacattgatcttaaaattttgtatcatggtttAAACTGTGTGTTATTATTAGCAACACTTACACATTGTGAACTATGAATTGTGAAATATGATTTCATATTTGAAATGTGTTTTCAATAAATGGTTGCCATGGACTTAGAAATTATCACGATGTTTTCATGATGATGAAAATATGATTTGTTATATTTTGACAATTGTGCTTTATTCTAAGTTTCgaaattttagttgtgcaccactgagtgttatactcagcgatagcttctttatgctgtcgcaagtaagggaaaggagaaggctactgagtgagagacttagaagcagcattttagtattaattgtgggtatttacgttaggtatacccctgtaattttcttttgatgtattttgtacctatatgtatggatgtatggacattaaacagtttgtattaaaaagcactgtattactaaagtattttgagtttgtaactatttgtattttattttgagatttaTGGAAATGTAAGTtctgtaatatttagtctattattatttccaatgaatgtttacattgaattttaactattcccatgcggTTTTCCGCAAAAaatttgataagataaaaagctataatttgtttaaaatcccttgtagcataattaatgggttatcggtaggtgtagttcgatAATCATTtggtatgctatgggaacatgtcatgccttacaagagaATAGGTGTGATGTAACACCTTACTCCTccataaagcataacatgatcccgtagtatgtttaataaattaccaaacttcacctactgataacccattaaatacactacaagggattttaaaacaattttgttttcttttgaaggtggtgagtacttttaacaggtattaaaaacttttaagttcattttgaaaactaggtaaaaattttggccctttttattttttcataaattttgtaaaaatttcggcagagtgacatctataattgagaaaaacaaaaaatttaaaacctgtaaaaagcacttccaataaatcacttcacaaatcccaacctccaaataatctcaaaccAACATCATCAAcaacaattcaactcaaaattgtCAAATCAacccatttcaaaataattccatcaacattgcatttaataaaactaatttacattcacaagtttaatttataaatataaaattcaaaaataatattattacaatttactgtacaactgctcaattttacattaatacatatgatactatgatatttacatcaaaataactacaggcGCATAAATAAATACCTGCACAAAAGGACAATGTAGTcctctcaatagcagctcactctgctgccttctTTTGCCCTTatttgcgatagcaaaataagctattactgagtaaaatttactcagtggtgcacaataaaaaaaaattaaaatactgtaaataaaacatttattaataaatcataattcaatcatttcacaatctcatttcacaattttcaaatcacattaataatacaattttgtcaaataatttcataaacataatgttgccaatctatacacaacttaagtcatgacacaaaatttccgatcaataccgtgttgtacaccacgagaaagcaatctacaatctcactaatcgaaatcaatgagggaggtggctagctagctaatggtactcatccgatctcgacatCAATTGGTAAGCCagaaagggaggaaaataatagatctcaacctcataaatggaggaggaataatatggcactgtcatgctaagtgtaaatccgaaatcaatttaaagcaATTTGTTTAAGTATTGCATACAAAatccaatcaatttccaaagtcacatttttattcacaaagtggcaacacaaaagttcttaaactcataattaacatagaaatttcataatgcatactaaatcaaattttcaatgataaaatgcttaaataaggtttattgtgcacaaacctgatttgagtcacctctaggccttgactcaatgttccttatcctTTCCCGTGTGTTTTTCaaataaaacacacaatttgtagtgttttagtatcaaaacttataataattccaataaataaattcacacCTACTTAATTTTAGCCTTAATTTGCTTAAAATAATGTTCTTTGAAGTTTgcatttcagggttactattcctAATACTATTCAAGATTgacttctcatgcttaataggtgtgtgaattccaattacacccacataccacattttgagtgcctaattTATTGGCAATAGTTGCTATtttaatttctaagtctcctatgaGAAATTGCCattttttcagttttgatcccctgttttgcactattccattggtctggttactgtgggaCTTTGGCtatgtgtccttcatcaaagttatttcttattgtcttatctttaattacatttttgaatgactccatttaaagttttgtagcccaagatatggtaattttgctaaggctggccggattagttcaaacccagaattttgggcactttcttggttctagcagttttggtgtgctgagtGCAGCTCACTTTtttagataggttatggtcaaaac is a window encoding:
- the LOC110666704 gene encoding uncharacterized protein LOC110666704, with the translated sequence MQSYAKFLNEILSNKSWLKEYETVVLTKECSAILQNKLPPKLKDRSSFSIPYSISKLNIDRAICDIGASVSLMPLLKCEKLKLGELKPTTISLQLVDRSIKYPIVIIENIQLKVGKFFIPVDFMVIDMEENVKIQIILGRHFLVTIGANIDMKNGRLTFNVGEEEIEFNLFDTPNQIVVVNSCFRFDVIENGKEIVPNSTLSPLSNRSKAPNVNLKSPPLKCKEL